The following are encoded together in the Bubalus kerabau isolate K-KA32 ecotype Philippines breed swamp buffalo chromosome 3, PCC_UOA_SB_1v2, whole genome shotgun sequence genome:
- the LOC129647493 gene encoding olfactory receptor 2G3-like, translated as MKGTNASTPAGFILLGFSDQPLLEMVLLFVVSIIYILTLMGNTAIILVSYFNPKLHTPMYFFLSNLSFLDLCFTTSVVPQMLWNLKGPDKTISYTGCVIQLYVALGLGSTECVLLTVMAYDRFNAICRPLHYAVIMHPKLLQQLAALAWISGFVESTVQTILVFQLPLCSHHMVDDFTCEEPALIKIACVNTTFLENELSIASVLYVVIPLGLILVSYGCIVRSVLKIKSTEGRRKAFGTCGSHLIVVVLFFGTLASIYIQPKSKYTQHYSKFLTLFYTVVTPSLNPLIYTLRNKEAKWALRRLLGRDSATDKQLI; from the exons ATGAAAGGAACAAATGCTAGCACTCCGGCAGGTTTCATCCTACTGGGCTTTTCTGACCAGCCCCTCCTGGAGATGGTTCTCCTTTTTGTCGTCTCTATCATCTATATTCTGACACTGATGGGGAACACAGCGATCATACTGGTCTCATACTTTAACCCCAAACTCCACAcacccatgtatttcttcctctccAATCTCTCCTTCCTGGACCTCTGTTTCACCACCAGTGTTGTCCCACAAATGCTTTGGAATCTCAAGGGGCCTGACAAGACCATTAGCTACACTGGTTGTGTGATCCAGCTGTATGTTGCTTTGGGGCTGGGCTCCACGGAGTGTGTCCTGCTGACTGttatggcctatgaccgcttcaATGCCATCTGTCGACCCCTCCACTATGCAGTGATCATGCACCCAAAGCTCCTCCAGCAACTAGCAGCTCTGGCCTGGATCAGTGGCTTTGTGGAGTCCACGGTTCAGACCATCCTTGTTTTCCAGTTGCCTCTCTGCAGCCATCACATGGTGGATGACTTCACGTGTGAGGAGCCTGCCCTGATTAAGATTGCCTGTGTGAACACAACCTTCCTGGAAAATGAGCTCTCCATAGCTTCTGTCCTCTATGTGGTGATACCTCTGGGGCTTATTCTGGTCTCCTATGGCTGCATTGTTAGGAGTGTGCTGAAGATAAAAtccactgaaggcaggaggaaagcatTTGGGACTTGTGGGTCCCACCTAAttgttgtggttttgttttttgggactCTAGCTTCCATTTACATTCAACCCAAGAGCAAATACACACAGCATTACAGCAAATTCCTCACCCTCTTCTACACTGTAGTGACACCCTCACTTAATCCTTTGATCTACACCTTGAGAAACAAAGAAGCTAAGTGGGCACTAAGACGGTTGCTGGGAAGAGACTCAG caactgacaaacaactaatc